The segment GTATGGCATCTATTGGTTGATATTGGAATACCTCCGTTCGCAAAATACCTACGTGGGTACAACGCTGATGATAGACCGCATAGCTCGTACGGGCAGAACAACGGCGGCAGTGGTACGGAGGGTACTGTACAACTTCGCCCTATTCAACGTGGAGGATCAGGCGGTAACCTCGACAGGTATGCGTAAGCGTATGGGGCACCTCGACAGACGCAGGGCCGAGATTCACGAGCAACGCAGCCGAGCGGCACATGCTAGATGGCACAAACCCAACGAGATACCTCATGCGGATGCAATGCAAGATAAGGTAAGTAAAGATAAACCAAGTATTATACCCCCTAGTAATCCCCCTAGCAGGGGGACGGAACTTCTCTCTTTTTGGGAGGAATATAAGCCTAATCCAGAGGTGCTGAATGTGCAAACACACAATTATGAGGGGATAAAACGCATTATGAATGAGCTACGCATCA is part of the Bacteroides coprosuis DSM 18011 genome and harbors:
- a CDS encoding hypothetical protein (KEGG: abu:Abu_1347 hypothetical protein~SPTR: Putative uncharacterized protein;~IMG reference gene:2504107594), giving the protein MNDDFIFFEDYFPHSQSASNDDKLVRLLEKEGSRGYGIYWLILEYLRSQNTYVGTTLMIDRIARTGRTTAAVVRRVLYNFALFNVEDQAVTSTGMRKRMGHLDRRRAEIHEQRSRAAHARWHKPNEIPHADAMQDKVSKDKPSIIPPSNPPSRGTELLSFWEEYKPNPEVLNVQTHNYEGIKRIMNELRITNGGQLYVILKLADYGRKNNPFWQIIARKDIPTWRQMRNPGQSLIYALQKAVNHTDWGTPKD